The genomic window GAAGAGAAGTTGTGCGACGCTCACTCCCTCCTCCACCCAATAACTCCCCCGGTGCGCGTTCCCCGCTCCCCCCACGCCCTTCCCCCGTCGTGTCCGGGGCTGCAGGTGCTGGCCCCGGAGCAGTGCACACGGCGGTCCAGGGGCGGTCAGGGCGCTCTTTGCAGCCAGTCCCCCTACACCTCAcgtcccccaccccaccccacacAGCACTCCTCCCCGCGGGTCTTTGCACACGACGCGCCGGCTGCAGAGCTTTAGCGAGTAGGAGCCCGCCGGGGATAAAGCCCAGCGGGCGCGGGACGCGGGAGGCAGCTGTGGAGACTCCGGGAGCGTCCTGAGCGAACTGGCCCGCTCTGGAGCCGGCCCGGGGGGCCAGGGGCACGCGCGCACGCACGCGGCGAACTTTCTCTGTGGGGCTTCCAGGGGGCACTAGCGGGCCTCCGAGGGCTCATGGAACCCACGGAGAAGCGGTACCTGTTGGACGTCAAAACCGGAGGCCGGTAAATCAGGAGCGGAGGCGCGCCCGGGGTgggagggatggggggaggaCGCGGTTTCCCCACTTCTCCTCCGGCTGCATCCCATCCTGCCCCGGCCCGCCTCTTGGGTCTCAGCTGACCCACAGCCACGGTTTTCAGCCGGTGTCAGGTGTCACGGCTTAGGGGAGATCTGCGCTGCACCATCCGCACGCGTCCCGGATTTTTTTCCCCCGTGGGAGAGGCGCGGGCAGCTCATTAAGAGATAAAGCCACAAAAACTTCCCGAAGGACTAGGAACAGCGAGTGGGCAGGTTCGGAAACAGGCTGGAGAGCGAGAAccagagagcgagagcgagagggAGAGAGAACGCGGGAGGGGGGGacggagtggagggaggggagagagaacgCGGGAGGGGGGGacggagtggagggaggggagagacagtATGTAGATGCTGCACCCTTCCCTTCACTCCCCCACCTAAGGACGAGGGGGAGGTGGTAGGAGCCCCACCCCCATCCGCACTCTGGCCTTCCCGCTTCAGTGCCTCTGTCGGCTCTGCCTTCAAGTCAGCAGATGTCTGcagtggggggtggggtggggaaagcCAGTTGGGGGAGAACCACCCTGTCCCGCAGGGCCGTTCCCTTTCCGGGTGGGAGAAAGCAGCAGGGGCTTCATCCCCAGGGAGCTCCGACTTTGGGTAAGAACTCTGTTAATTCTGGGGAGAAAGGGTACCCACTCCCTTACTTCCACCGTATGGGAGGAAGCCCAGCCTGTTAGTCCCCTCCTGTTTCCCCCATGTCTCCAATCCCAGAATCCCCAAACCATAAATTTCAGCCCTGGACTAACCCTTAAAGATGCAGCACGTCAAAGTCGGAAGAAATTTCAGAAACCACCTAACAATCTCTCtgattttctgtctctctctttccccctctctcattttacaaaagagtaaACTGAGGACCAAGACAGGAGTCTAGACTTGGTTGCACAGAACCATCTGGATGGTGACAGAGTGTAACAGAGACCTGGattctgtttctttccctccttctttgaACTAGACAATGGAACCCTTAAAGTTCCTTCCACCATTCTCAGTTTGTGTCTTTTATTAAGCCTCTCTCCTTCCCAGCACAAAGCCACCCTTACATATAGTCTCCCCACTCCtgtgtatccctagcacttagcccAGTAAGCACTTTAACAACTGCTGGTTCTTTCATTCGTCCCAAGCATTCTAACCCTTGGGATGGAAAAGGATGGAGGTCTTCTTCTCTACCCAGGTCATATTCAGGATCCCCTTGGCAGAATGGGGCCAGTCCAACGCCCTTGTCTGAGCCCGGGTTGGACCTGCAGGCCATTGGAATAGACCCTCAGAGCAATCAGCATTGCCATGCCCAGCAGAGCCCCACTGACCCTTATAAATGTCAGAAGGAAAGGGCCCAGCGCCAGTTGTATGTAGCAGCCACCATCTGCTTTGTCTTCATAATCGGAGAAGTTGTGGGTAAGGAACAAAGTGGGCTTCTTGGATAGGTTCTGTCATCTGTGCTAATGGAAGAGAGCCGTGGGGTGGGAGCAGAATAAGCCTGATGGACAGACAGTCCATTACATTGGACTTCACCGGAGCCCCATTTCACTCTCACAAATAGCAGGAAGGGAGTTACTACCAAAGGCATTCAGGTCCAACTAAGGGTCCCCTCGACCCCCATTCCTCTGGTCCTGCAGGGGGTTACCTAGCCCACAGCTTGGCCGTCATGACGGACGCGGCGCACCTGCTTACCGACTTTGCCAGCATGCTCATCAgcctcttctctctctggatgtccTCCCGGCCAGCAACCAAGACCATGAACTTTGGCTGGCATCGAGCAGGTGAGGGACCATCATGCTAGGGCTTTAGCATTGGTTAGCCTATCCACTCCCAGGGCATTCACTGTGGGCAGAGCTTTGGAGTGGGGGTAGGGTGGGTAGGAATGGGatccagaggaaggaaggaaggaatcataGAGGCATAGAACAGTCTAATTCTAATAAGGAGCCTTAGAAAACAGACTTTCAGAGCCGGGGGAAGTTGTAGTACCGAGAAGATCAAAGCTGGAAGTCACCTTAAAAAAAGAGGATGTTAAGAGCAGAGGCCTGTTAAGGGGGAGTAAATCACCCACAGTCAAATAGCAGACTTGACCTTTACCCTCAGGGAGTCTCATCTGACAAGGAAGATGAACTCCTCCATCAGGAAACACAATGACCAACAAGACCAGATGAATATGTGATTAGCTATGTTTCTGCATATTTAAGGGGAAGTATCAGAGTTCAAAGCCAGGTAGGGAATTTGCTCAGAGACTTATTAACATGTCTTAGATTTGATCTCTTGGGGAGCTGCTGTTTCTCTCTTTGGCTCTAGGTATTCTTCCTCATTCGGTGAATTAACTCACCAGTTCCCACAGTGGCTCTGATTTAACAAAGTATCTgtttccccatccataaaatCATGGAGTTCCCCCTCCAGCtcaaacattctgtgttctaatgttCCTTATATTCATGTTCTAACATTCTAGATCCTGAAAGTCCCTTTCAACTTTGAGAGTCTATGTTCTAGTCTAAGATGAATAGGAAAGTTTGAAAATCCCTCCTATCACTAATAATTTGATATATCCTCTATAAGCAGTGTGAAGCAATAGGGGTTCTTTTCTGGTGGGCAATCTCTGACAGTAGGGCCCTGTTTTAAACTTATTGTCTTCACTGTTTTAAAGTAACTCATCCCCTATCTCTAACAAACATCTGTGGAATTGTTCATTAAATGGTAGTGTTTGGGATGGGGTTTGCTTTTCAGAGATCTTGGGAGCTTTGCTGTCCGTGCTGTCTATCTGGGTGGTAACAGGAGTCCTAGTCTACCTGGCTGTGCAGCGACTAGTCTCTGGAGACTATGAGATTGAAGGAGGGGCTATGCTGATCACTTCAGGCTGTGCTGTAGCAGTGAATATCATGTAAGTCTGGGGCCTGCCACTCTACAGCCCACCCCATCCTATTAGTCACTACTACCTGCTTTCCTGGGAGGAAGAATGGAAGAGGGGGAACTTGATCACatattgaaaagataaaattccTCTCACTTTGTGTGCTGGAtctttctagggaaaaaaaatgggcCATATATTGGATTTGCATGTagttttatcatgtttaacatatattggattacttgctatctaggggtgggcatgggggaaggggaagaaattggaacacaaagttttgcaagggtcaatggtaaaaaattatccttacatatgttttgaaaataaaaaacttcattaAAAATGGGCcagcaattccaatggacttgtaatggagagagccatctgcatccagagagaggactatggggactgaatgtggatcacaacatagtgttttcacttctttgttgttgtttgcttgcttgatttttttcttttctttttttttcctttttgatttgatttttcttgtgcagcatgataaatgtggaaatatgtttataagaattacacatgtttaacctaaaaaaaaaaagtggccaaGCTTTATCTGTGAACTCTGGACTTTCTGTCTAGGACTGATTTTTCAGCTCCATACTCCTCTGCATCTGACTGTGAACCTTTCTATTCCtgggaatttctttctttcttatagaCCCCAGTTCATAACTTGGGGCCACTGGACAAGTCCAACCTTTGTTAAAATACAAGGAATACATTTTAGGTAGGATTTACCTTCTCTAGGCTCCCTCCTATACTTCTGGCCAGTAGCCTTTTCACAAAGGATTGCCTGGTATGAGTAGTGGCATTAGTCAGCTCTGTGGAGAAAAGAGCATTCTACCTGAGGAAAATAGtgtattatgatgaaaaaaagtccAGCATCTGAAGGTAGAAGCCTGAACCTCTAATTCCTGGAGTGATTTTGGCTGTGTATTTcatttccctgggcctcagttgccTCAATATATAATTGAATTAGGTAGTCTTTGAGCCTCCTTTGAGTTCTAGATCTTTGATGTTTTTCAGGCTATGGGGCAAGAACTGATTTTTCTTAGTgtctgaatatttttaaaatctaatcccAGGCAGATGGCATGGTATTTAGAGCACAGGCCTTGAAATcaagagaatctgaattcaaatccatcctcagacactttctagttatgtgacctcCCCTTAAAGTCACATAATCCCAATTGCCTACAAAAAAGAATCTAATCCCAATGTTCATAATAATCATTGtaacaatagctcacatttatttagagctttaagatttacaaagctcttCATATACCTTATTTGCTTTAAGCTGGGGCACATAAAATTGGTATCATTCCCTCAACAAACATTAATACCTGCTGTTCTAAGGGAGAACATACAGCTTTCATAAggaatgattctagttttcccataGTTCATAGAAAGCAGACAGAAATAAAGACCAAGGTTCAAAAGACCTAGATTCCAGATGCAGCTCTGCCATCAACTCAATGGTGACCTTCTCAAATAATTTCTCCttattttgcctcaatttcctcttctgaccTTAGAGGGGAGTACCTTGAATATCTTTATTAGGAAAGGAATGCACACAACATATCTATGTGTAGCTTCCTGTAGAGAATCACATACCTACTATAGGCTAGAATGTGATTATGTATGAAGTAGTAACTAGAAACAAGGACCAAGATGATAAAAGCACCAGCAGTCTGTAATAAATGGAGTCTCACACCACCCTGGCTCTCCCCCTCATTGCTCACAGTCTTCAACATTTCAGGTGTCAGGCAGTACTGGTCACTTAAGGCCTGTTCCACTGGGGATTTGGGGCTGTGACCCCTTAACATCTGGGTGGTTGTGAAGATAGAAGGAGATAATctatggaaagtattttgcaaatattaaagttctccaataaatgctagctatttattatttttccaattctttagctTAATGATTGATTCAATGAAAACTATAATTCAAAATTCAGTGTTGATtcactgtgctagatgctagaaatacaaagaggaaaaagaatattaCCTGCCCTGGAACAGAGTTTTGttctatctctccctcttcattttcatttttcaactcttttcccccttcttccttctctagccttttttccttctccccttctttttccccctcttctttttttccttcccctctcctccttcccttttctctttctctattctttttaaaatagacaCATTTTGCTATTTTCTAACTAGTATCCAAATACCCCAGCTCATCACATTCCCCAATATAGTACCCCTCTCCAAAGAGTTAAGCAATACATCCTGATTGCAACTGCTAGTAAGTGTCACTTTTCACTTTTATGGTTTACTGATTTAACAGAAAGGAAGTTATGTGTCTTTTAACTTTAATGATATTATGACAACATTGCTCTTTGTAGCTGACCTGAGGTCAATTGTGTTTCAAAGCCATCTTTATTGACATTGTTGTagccattatatatatatatatatatatatatactagtcTTCTGgctctttcttccttctgaatCACTTCAGTCAagttttcctatatttttctgaattagAATTCTCATCTACCTAATCTAGTCTGTTCTAACTGTTCCCCAGTTGATAGAACCATATTTTGTTTGTAGCTTTTTGTTATCCAAAATAATGCTTTTCTTGCTCATTACCTCTTTTGGAGGGGGGGATGGAATCCATCCCAGGAgaagtatttctgggtcaaaaaaATAGGAACTCAGTAACTTTCCATGTATAATTTCCCATGATTTTCTATGATGCTTAAATCAATTCACAGAtctaatgataaagaaaaaacacaGGCATCTTCCCTTTGCCCcttcaaaatctatttttcctattttgtttatattgATTAGATTCTAGAATTCTTTGATTCTAGGGTTCCCTGAAAAGGGAAATCCTGGTGCTTGAGAGGGTGGGGGCAGCAAACCTGGCACCTTCTTTGTTCTACCAAGCTATTGAATTAGCTCTCCAGGTCTAATTAAATATAGGCTGTGCTTGAGAAATCACTTTTCTGGGCTTTTGAGCCACAATCACCCCAAGTTCCCACCCTACCCTTCTCAAAGGTTTCTACAGAGTTTAGGGATcataagacaattctgaagataAGGATGCTAACACTGGTGCCCAGGGCTCTGCctgattctctcttctctttgctaGAATGGGATTTACTCTTCATCAGTCTGACCATGGTCACGGGCATAGCCATGGACACAGTCATGGGACCAATGTGAAAAAGGAGGAGCAGAACCCCAGTGTCCGAGCAGCCTTTATCCATGTGGTTGGGGATTTGTTGCAGAGCTTGGGGGTCTTAGTGGCTGCCTATGTCCTCTACTACAAGGTAAGGTAGCCCGTGATGGGAAGGGATGCCTTGTCTGAGCTAACAATAGAAGATGTGGGTACAAGCTTCAGCTCTACCATTTAACTAGCTGTGAGCCTAACCAAGTTCCTTTACTTCTCTggacttagtttcctcttctgtaaaatgggcacaacAATAATTACCCTATCTTCCTCTTAGGGATATGGGCAGGCCAGGCCAAGGGAGATCACAGGCAGggaaagttctttaaagagctgtcTTTGTGGAAAGGATTATTCTCCAGGAATAAAGCCTTGAGAAGAAGTGTTGACTGGATTTCCCAAGGCACTGCTACTTCTCAGCTCCAAAAACATAGAATTAAGACCCTGCCCTGAGGGCACCCACTAACTTCTGGAGAGAAGTGAACTGGGCAGAATAGGCAAAGCTATCATAGTTGATGTGCAAGATGGGCAtactgtacccagagagaggaaagtGACTTGTCGAAAGTcaaatgattttcaaattatGAATGTACCCATAAAATACCAGGACAAGAGGAGTCCTTACAAGCCATCTAGTCCATGTCTGTAAGTTTGCAGAGTTTCAAGACTGGGAAGGATTTCACCTGTTGGTGCCTTACAAAATCCTAACCTTTCTTTAAGTCTTATTTCAGTTgccacctcctccatgaagccttctgtGTTTCTCAGTAATAAACAGAATACTGAAGTTGAACAGAACACTACTATATTCAAAGTATCCTGTCTtggatacttattagctgggcaTAGTATCTGCACTAAGTGCACAGCAGTGTGTGGGTGGGTGAGTcttagatgatatttataaaatgctttgtcgACTTTGAAGACTATAAATGGCAATTATTCTGAATaatttccctccattttcccTCCCAAGAACACTTTTTTGTCaatcagttgttttcagtcatgtctgattcttcatgagtttgtttttggcagagataatgcagtagtttgccatttccttctgtgcttattttacagatgaggaaactgaggcaaacagggttaagtgatttgtccaggattacacaactagctaacagtaataagtgtctgaagccacattagAAGTCAGAAAGAGCAAGTCTTTCGGACTCCAGGCTCTATGCTCTGTACCTGAtggtgccccctagctgccccaagaga from Sminthopsis crassicaudata isolate SCR6 chromosome 3, ASM4859323v1, whole genome shotgun sequence includes these protein-coding regions:
- the SLC30A2 gene encoding proton-coupled zinc antiporter SLC30A2 isoform X2, coding for MEPTEKRYLLDVKTGGRSYSGSPWQNGASPTPLSEPGLDLQAIGIDPQSNQHCHAQQSPTDPYKCQKERAQRQLYVAATICFVFIIGEVVGGYLAHSLAVMTDAAHLLTDFASMLISLFSLWMSSRPATKTMNFGWHRAEILGALLSVLSIWVVTGVLVYLAVQRLVSGDYEIEGGAMLITSGCAVAVNIIMGFTLHQSDHGHGHSHGHSHGTNVKKEEQNPSVRAAFIHVVGDLLQSLGVLVAAYVLYYKPEYKYVDPICTFLFSILVLGTTLTILRDVILVLMEATPKGVDFTAVRDLLLSVEGVAGLHSLHIWALTVAQPVLSVHIAIAQEADAQVVLKEARTRLQGMFHFHTTTIQIEDYSDDMRDCQECQGPSD
- the SLC30A2 gene encoding proton-coupled zinc antiporter SLC30A2 isoform X1, with translation MDCSGPDVVPSLGAVPDELPKRSYSGSPWQNGASPTPLSEPGLDLQAIGIDPQSNQHCHAQQSPTDPYKCQKERAQRQLYVAATICFVFIIGEVVGGYLAHSLAVMTDAAHLLTDFASMLISLFSLWMSSRPATKTMNFGWHRAEILGALLSVLSIWVVTGVLVYLAVQRLVSGDYEIEGGAMLITSGCAVAVNIIMGFTLHQSDHGHGHSHGHSHGTNVKKEEQNPSVRAAFIHVVGDLLQSLGVLVAAYVLYYKPEYKYVDPICTFLFSILVLGTTLTILRDVILVLMEATPKGVDFTAVRDLLLSVEGVAGLHSLHIWALTVAQPVLSVHIAIAQEADAQVVLKEARTRLQGMFHFHTTTIQIEDYSDDMRDCQECQGPSD